TCAGCAGTCGGTACAAGGTAATAATCCCAGCCTTCTAGCTTGAAAAGATCGCTTTTGAACTTAGGAAGCTGGCCTGTTCCTCTAAGGCTTGAACTGTTAACCATAAAGGGGGGAAGAACCTCTGTGTAACCATGCTTATCTGTATGCATATCGAGCATAAAGTTAATAAGAGCCCGTTCCAGTTCTGCACCAACTCCCCAATAGAGAGTAAACCTCGCTCCCGTCATTTTGGCTGCCCGTTCAAAATCAAGAATGCCAAGTTGCTCACCAATATCCCAATGAGGCTTGGGCTCAAAGTCAAAAGAGGGTTTCTCCCCCCAGACTTTTACTACAGGGTTATCTTTTTCATCTTTTCCAACCACAACCGATTCATGAGGCATATTGGGAATAAAGAGAAGAATCTCCTCGAGCCTCTTTTCAATTTCAGCCAATTCATCATCAAGCTCTTTGATACGTTGAGAAAGTTGTCGGGACTCTTCAAGGAGAGTCGCGGTGTCCTTACCTTCCTTCTTCAGCTTGGCAATTTCTTCGGATGCTTTGTTTCTTTCGTGTTTTAGTTGCTCAACTTCTCGAAGCTTTTCCCTTCTCTTGTCATCGAGTTGCTTAAACTGCGAAAGATCAAATTCCATCTGGCGATTTTTTAACATCTTATCAACTTTATCTATGTTCTCCCGCACAAACCTAATATCCAGCATCTCTAGATCTCCCTTATTGAAAGCTAGCTGAACCTAATGAAACTAATGAGTCTGGCTTTTCTCCGTTCCCGCCGGTGTTCCTGAAGGTTTTTCCACTTCGGCGCTTATAAATTCGATCGTATAATCGGACAACTCATCAATGGGTGGCAAGTTGTAGAAAATCACCATAAAGGGCACTTTATCACCCGGTTTGATTCTAACATTGGAAAGTGTATCTCCTTCACGGCGCATCATGCGTTCCTGTATTTTATCAACTGTTAGTTGGGCAAGTTCTTCTTTACTGAAAAGATTTCCTGCATAGAACCGCTGACTCATGAGAGCTTTACCGTTAGTTCCAATCAATTTGCCTTCCAGAAGCACAAAGCTTACGGGTGTTTTACCCCCATTGACAGCCTCTCCCTGAACCACAAGTATCTGTCCCACCTGGACATTCTCAATGAAAAATGCTTGAGTCTGTTGATTAAGCTTTACGGCAGGACCGACTAACGATTCTTGGGATGAGGGCTCTTGAGTTGGTGCTGTTTTTGGTTGTTTGCCCACAAATTTATAGAACACAACCCCGAGAAGAACAACAACCACCAACGCAACAAGGATAAGCTTATTAGTCGCAAAAGAGGAAGAAGTTCTGGCTCGTGCCTTTTTTTCAGCGGCGGGATGTTCTGCTTCAATTTGATCTGAAACATCTTCCCTTTCGATATCTTCTGAAGGCAAATAGTCTGTTATTTGAACATCTCTGGTTCCGCCCGTAATCTTTTCAATATCTTCCCCGAAGGAATCGTCTAAAACTATAACTTTTTCATCCTTTTTTACTTTTTCCTGTGGAGGGCTCAAATCTATAGTAAAAACATGGCGGCATTTAGAACACCTAACTTTTACTGAATCCTTTTTAATTTTCGATGGGTCGATCTTAAATTTAGTTCCACAGGATTCGCACGTAACTATCATGAGCATCTCCCTTGCTCGACATCAAATAAAGCACACTTCGTAAATGCCATCCAGATGACGATAACACTCTGAGTAATCTAAACCATACCCTACGAGAAAACCTTTCTCAACCTTAAAACCACAGTAATCTATCTCCACCGAACATTCCCGTCTTTCCATTTTGTCTATTAATACACAAACTTTCATAGACGAGGGGTCGCGCTGTTTAATATATTTTACCACCCAGTCCAGACTTAAGCCGGTATCAACAATGTCCTCAACCAAAATAACATCCTTACCTTCAATGGGAAGTTCTATGTCCTTAGTTACTCTAATAGTTCCGCTACTTTCATCCTGCAAACCGTAACTGGAAATCCTTATGAAATCAATTTTAACAGGTAAATTTATGAACCTCACTAAGTCAGCTAGAAACACAAAAGCACCCTTTAAGATTCCTATAACGATAAGCTCATCCTTACCCGAATATTCCTGATTAATCCTATCCGCCAGGTCTTTAATTCTTTCTTTTACTGTCTTCCCATCGATAATGCACTTAAGGGTATGAGGTTTCATGAGCTATTCTCCAAGAAAATTCCAAGACAATAATAGTATAAGCCACTATCCCCACTACGTTTTCACATTGAAAGAAAATCGTGAAAAAGTCAACAATACCTTTTTACTCCTGCTGAACAAGTGCGGGCGTAAAAAATGATTTCACCTGTATCTTCCGTAAAAACAACCGTTAACACCCCTTATTTCTTGCGTTTCAAGAAATGCTTTTTTAAAATAGCTATCTGTTAAAAACGTCCTGAAAAAGAACTATCCCATTATTGAAAGGAAAAAATATGAGAAAGCTAGATCAAACATTGGCACTGGTATGGTTGTTTCTCGTGTTTTCCCTTATCTACTCCGGTAATGCCTTAGGAGCTGACTCTTATGTAACTGATCGGGTCGATATCCAATTTCGCACAGGTCCTGGAACCAGCCACAAACTAATTGGCACTCTGACACCTGGTATATCGGTAGAGGTTAAAAAGGAACAGGGGGGATGGTGCCTGGTGGTTCCCAAAGAGGGACCATTTTCCGGAAAAGAAGGATGGGTCCACAAGCGTCATATAACTTCTTCTCCCCCAAGCACCAAGGACGTAGTTCAGCTTACGGAAGAAAATAAAAGCCTAAAGACGACAATCACCCAATACGAAAATGAAGTTGCATCACTAAAGCAAACTATAGCGTCAATGGAAAAAGCACTAGAAGAATCCAAAGCTCAATACACCAAACTCCAGACAGAAGCTGCCGACTTTCTTTCACTCAAGCAAACCCACGACTCTCTTCAGAAAAATATAGCATCTCTTAAGGAAGAGCGAGATAAGCTTCAGGAAGAAAGTCGCAGAGCAAAAAATTCCGAGCGAATCAAATGGTTTCTCACTGGTGCTGGAGTGCTTTTCTGCGGATGGGTTATAGGAATGATTATGGGACGCTTACAACGAAGGAGAAACTATATTTCTTACTGGAGATAACAACTAAGAACTCTTAATCCAGTTTGCCTCTTAAGGATAGCTTACCGTGATTAGATGTTTTGCAAACTTTACCTCGCTATTCTTGTGTAAGCCCGGAAATTGTGCACTCTTATATTACGCCAACCCAGATACTCAAGAATTTCTTGACTTTGCATCAGGAAAGATATAGTTAAAATGTGGCTTTTGAGAGCGGGCATAGCTCAGTTGGTAGAGCACAAGCTTCCCAAGCTTGGGGTCGCGGGTTCGAGGCCCGTTGCCCGCTCCAAAGTTCGTGGGAAAAACGCGAAAGTCCCTTATTGAGGGGGTGCTTCTCGGGAGTGCCTGCTTCGATTAGTGGACGGATCAGCTATGGGGAAAACGTTGTGGTAAACATGTAGCACAATAGTTGAACCTGAGAATGATCTTGGTCTGCTAAAGAAGTGGGCTCTTTGCCCACTTCTTTTTTTGTGGTGGGATAAAAAGTGGTGGACAAAAAGGAAAAAGAGTTGGTTGAGAAAATTAGATTAATGATCGAGCCTGTGGTAAGCTCAGAGGGTGTCGAGCTTCTTGACGTTGAGTTTCGTCGAGAGCCTCAGGGGTATGTGCTTAGAGTTTTCATAGATCATAAGGACGGTATAACTATAGAGGACTGCTCTCGAGTCAGTTACACTCTTAGCGACTTTCTTGATGTAGTCGATCTTATTCATCACGCTTACCACCTTGAAGTCTCATCCCCTGGTTTGGATCGACCACTAAAAAAACCGGAACACTTTTCTCGACATGTTGGAAGCATAATTACCGTAAAAACATATAGCCCCATATCTAAACGGAAAAACTTCAAGGGTTTTCTACAAGGGGTTTCTGAAAGTGAAATCACTCTAGAATGTGATAGAGAAACTTTCACTATTCCGATTGAGTTGATTGAAAAAGCAAATCTTGCTTATTTTGAAACAGAAAAAGCGAAAAAAAAGCAAAAAATTAAACATATACCCTTGTGTGATAAATAAGGAGACAAAACAAAGCATGACAACAATGTCAGAGCTAGCAAGGCTGATTGACCAGGTCAGCAGAGAAAAGGGAATAGAGAAACAAGTTTTAATTGGAGCTCTGGAAGAAGCAATAGCTACAACCATCAGAAAAAAGCTCGGCTCGAAGGCCGAAATATTGGTAAGATGGGACGAAGAAAAAGGTGAAATTGAAGCGGTCAAGTTTTACAAAGTAGTAGATGAAGTTAAAGATCCTAACTGGGAAATGTCTATAGAAGAAGCCACCAAGTATGCTCCCGAGGCGGAGGTAGGAGATGAGGTAGGGATATCGCTAGATCCTACAAAGCTTGGAAGAATCGCCGCTCAAACAGCAAAGCAAATAATTCTTCAAAGACTACGGGATGCTGAAAGGGACGCTGTTTATGAAGAATTTAAGCACCGCCGAGGGGAAATCATTCATGGAGTAGTCCAACGCGTAGATAAAACAGGCGTAACCATAAATCTCGGCAAAGCAGAAGCATTCCTTCCCGTAAAGGAGCAAATCCCTCAGGACAATTACAGACCAGGGGATCGGGTGCGAGCCTATATTCTAGAAGTAAAAAAATCCGGCAAGGGTCCACAAATAATCGTCAGCAGAACCCATCCATCTTTCCTTATTCAACTGTTTGCTTTGGAGGTTCCGGAGATTCAGGAAGGTATAGTAAGCATCATCGCAGCATCAAGAGAACCTGGTTCGAGAGCAAAGATAGCCGTTGTTTCTAAAGATCCATCCGTTGATCCTATTGGAGCTTGTGTGGGAGTCAAAGGTAATCGAGTCCAAAAAGTTGTGCAGGAACTTAGAGGAGAAAGGATTGACATAATACAATGGAATGTGGATCCTGCAAAGTTTGTTGTAAATGCCCTGGCTCCGGCGGTAATAAGTAAAGTGATAATTGATCAGGCTAATCAAGCTGTCGAAGTTATAGTCCCGGATGACCAACTATCGCTCGCAATCGGAAAACGAGGCCAAAATGTTCGTCTAGCAGCTAAACTAACAAATTGGAAGATTGATGTAACAAGCGAAACTCGATACGAACGCCGTAAAGATGGTCGTTATCAAGAATTTTTCACTCTCCAAAACATGACAGAAGATTTGGTTGATATGCTTTTTGATGAGGGTATTACGTCACTTGAAGAATTCGTAAACACCGATACTGACTACCTGGAATCAATCATGGGACTTTCCAAGTCCACAATTGAAGGACTGAAGACCGAAGCTCTTAACGTTATCAGGAAAAGGACATCAAAAGGCTAATGACGGTAACTAGAGAATGCCATATCCCCATAAGAACGTGCATAGTGTGTGGTAAAAAGAAGCCGAAAAAAGAATTGTTAAGGCTTGTTCTCAATTCAGATGGGGTTGTAATTTTAGATACTTTACAAAGAATGAGCGGGCGAGGTGCTTATGTTTGCTACGAGTGCCTGCAATATCTAAAATGGAACAAAAAGCTTGAAAGGGCCTTCCGAGGGCGAGCAAAAGGTTTGAGCGTCCAGAGCCCCCAAATATAGATTTCAGGAGAGCATAAGAATGGCGCGGTTAAGAGTTCACGAATTAGCAAAAGAATTAAACATATCTCCAAAAGAGCTCCTAGATAAAATGAATGAGCTCGGTATTCCCTATAAGAATCACATGAGTATCCTGAGCACCGACGATGCAAATTACCTGCGCCGATTTTTTAAAAAGTTCGCTAGACCCTCAGGTAACGTCGTTGAGAATATTATGGCAGCTACAAAGCAGGTCATTGTTAAGAAAAAGCCTAAAAAGGACTACCAAAAACCAGAAGAGGAAGAAGTAATAGCTGAAGATGTTGTAACATCTCAACCGGCTATTTCTCCAGAACCTCCAAAAACCGCGCCTGAAGAGCAAATTGAAGAACAAATTGAAAAAGAGTTAGTAGTATCAGCAGAACCAACTATTGAAACACCAATTGTCGTAGAAGAAGATCATAAACAAAAAGAATTGGTTGATATTTCCCCACCTGAATTAGTAGAAAAGGAATTGGAGATGGGGCATCTTTACGAAGAAAAAACCGCCATATCCGCCAAGGCACCTGTTACAGACGAAACAATTCCACAACCAGAGGCTGAAACTGCAATTGTCACTGAACTTAAAGAATCACGTAGCCTGGAAATAGTCCGAGAAGACCTCGAAAAATCAGCAAAGGTAGAAAAGGAAACAATAGAAACACCGCCGCAGATACCAGAAATTTCTGAAGATTTAGATCTAGAAGTCAAAGCTCCATCTGAACAAACCAAAGCCGAGACTGCCGCACCGGAAAAGGTTTATGAAGCAATCACGACGGAGGAAATAAAACAGGAAATCGAAGAAGATACTAAGATTTCAGAAGAAAAACTTGAGTCTGAAGAAGCTGAGGCAGTTCAAGAATCAGAAAAACCTCTTAAACCTAAAAGACATAGACGCCGCAGAAGAAGGAAACCGAAAAAGGAAGAACCAGCAAAGATTATCCAGTTGCCAGAAATAATTCCACCCGTCGAAGAAGAAGATCACGAAGAAATTTTAGAATCCAAAGTAAGAACTCGTATTGTTGTAGAAGAAGCTGCTCCTAAAAAACAAATTAAGTCGCCAAAGAAATTTAGACCAAAAGAGGACATCAAAGTAGAACGCGAAGAAGAAGATGTAGATATTCCGTCAAAATTCTTAAAACCGAAGCGAGATGATCGAAAGATACTTGATGAAGTTCGAGAGCCATCAAAGATATCCATCACGAAAGCTGAAGCACCACCACAACCCAGCACTCTTCCTCCAAAGGCGGCGAAAAGAAAGATTCGTGTTGAAGATGCTATCATTGTAGGCGAACTGGCCCACCAAATGGGCGTTAAAGCATCCGAAGTTATCAAGAAACTCCTGCTTCTAGGACTACCGGTTACGGTAAATCAAGCTATAGACTTTGATACGGCTGCTATTTTGGCTTCTGAATTCGGTTACGAAGTGGAAAAGAAAGGCATAGAAGAAGAAACGATTTTAGCTGTTCAGGAAGACCGCCCTGAAGATCTTAAGCCTCGTCCCCCTGTTGTAACCGTTATGGGTCACGTGGATCACGGAAAAACATCGCTCCTCGACACTATTCGCCACACCAACGTTACATCTGCAGAAGCTGGAGGCATTACTCAGCACATTGGAGCCTATCATGTGCATCTTGATAAAGGAGACATCGTTTTCCTTGATACCCCAGGTCATGAAGCATTTACCGCAATGAGAGCCCGAGGTGCAAAAGTAACCGATATAGTTATTCTGGTTGTTGCGGCTGATGATGGGGTAATGCAACAAACAATTGAAGCAATAAATCATGCTAAAGCCGCTCAAGTGCCAATAATTGTTGCCATTAACAAGATAGATAAACCAAATGCAAATCCTGAGCGAGTCAAACGGGAATTGGCGGAACAGGGGCTTATACCCGAAGAATGGGGCGGCAATACTATAATGGTAGAAGTATCGGCGAAAAAGAAAATCGGTATTGAAGACTTACTGGAAATGGTGCTTCTCCAGGCGGAATTGATGGAACTCAAAGCAAATCCTGACAAACCCGCTCGAGGTCGAGTCATTGAGGCGAAGCTTGAAAAGGGTAGAGGTCCCGTAGCTACAGTTTTAATCCAGGAAGGCACACTTAAGCTGGGAGACGCCTTTGTATGCGGAGTCCACTATGGAAAAGTTAGAAACATCTTCAACGATCTTGGACAGCGTATTGAATCAGCAGGACCATCCATGCCAGTAGAAGTAATAGGACTTTCAGGGGTGCCTCAAGCAGGTGATGACTTCGCTGTAGTGGCCGACGAAAAACAGGCTCGAACTCTGGCCGAATATCGCTTGAGAAAACAGCGCGAACGAGAGATCTCTCTCACAACAAAGGTTACTTTGGAAAAGCTTTATGAACAAATCCGAGAAGGACAGCTTAAAGAACTTAATCTCATACTTAAGACCGATGTTCAGGGATCTCTTGAAGCACTTGCTGAAGCCATCAGGAAGCTTTCGCATCCCGAAATAAAAATCAACATCATCCATTCAGCCACCGGAGCAATCAATGAAACTGACATTATGCTAGCATCGGCATCGAATGCCATTGTGATCGGTTTTAACGTAAGACCAGACGCTAAAGTCGAGGAAATAGCTCAGCGAGAAAAGGTCGATGTAAGATTTTACAATGTTATTTACCAGCTCATCGATGACATCAAAGCAGCAATGGAAGGGTTGCTTGAACCTGAATATAAGGAAAAAGTTTTGGGACGAGCCGAAGTGCGCCAGACATTTCATATTTCAAAAGTTGGCACGGTAGCGGGTTGTTATGTAACAAGTGGTGTGGTCCAGCGGGGAGCCAAGGTGCGCGTGCTTCGTGATCAGGTGGTGGTGTATGATGGAAGGATAATATCGCTTAAACGGTTTAAAGAAGATGCTCGCGAAGTTAAGGCTGGTTTTGAATGCGGAATTCTTATCGAAAACTTTAACGACATAAAGGTTGGCGACATACTCGAAGTTTATACGATGGAAGAAGTAAAACCAACCATTGATGGCACTTCAATTCAGGAATCAAAACAAGACT
This genomic interval from Thermodesulforhabdaceae bacterium contains the following:
- the serS gene encoding serine--tRNA ligase, giving the protein MLDIRFVRENIDKVDKMLKNRQMEFDLSQFKQLDDKRREKLREVEQLKHERNKASEEIAKLKKEGKDTATLLEESRQLSQRIKELDDELAEIEKRLEEILLFIPNMPHESVVVGKDEKDNPVVKVWGEKPSFDFEPKPHWDIGEQLGILDFERAAKMTGARFTLYWGVGAELERALINFMLDMHTDKHGYTEVLPPFMVNSSSLRGTGQLPKFKSDLFKLEGWDYYLVPTAEVPVTNIHAGEILDEDQLPKYYTAYTPCFRSEAGSYGKDTRGLIRQHQFNKVELVKIVKPEDSYSELESLLANAEAILQALGLHYRVVSLCTGDLGFSASKTYDIEVWLPGQNAYREISSCSNFEDFQARRADIRFKRKGKKKTELVHTLNGSGLAVGRTVVAVLENYQQKDGSVLIPEALRSYMRGKDCITPVKTR
- a CDS encoding DUF3426 domain-containing protein → MIVTCESCGTKFKIDPSKIKKDSVKVRCSKCRHVFTIDLSPPQEKVKKDEKVIVLDDSFGEDIEKITGGTRDVQITDYLPSEDIEREDVSDQIEAEHPAAEKKARARTSSSFATNKLILVALVVVVLLGVVFYKFVGKQPKTAPTQEPSSQESLVGPAVKLNQQTQAFFIENVQVGQILVVQGEAVNGGKTPVSFVLLEGKLIGTNGKALMSQRFYAGNLFSKEELAQLTVDKIQERMMRREGDTLSNVRIKPGDKVPFMVIFYNLPPIDELSDYTIEFISAEVEKPSGTPAGTEKSQTH
- the hpt gene encoding hypoxanthine phosphoribosyltransferase encodes the protein MKPHTLKCIIDGKTVKERIKDLADRINQEYSGKDELIVIGILKGAFVFLADLVRFINLPVKIDFIRISSYGLQDESSGTIRVTKDIELPIEGKDVILVEDIVDTGLSLDWVVKYIKQRDPSSMKVCVLIDKMERRECSVEIDYCGFKVEKGFLVGYGLDYSECYRHLDGIYEVCFI
- a CDS encoding TIGR04211 family SH3 domain-containing protein, whose translation is MRKLDQTLALVWLFLVFSLIYSGNALGADSYVTDRVDIQFRTGPGTSHKLIGTLTPGISVEVKKEQGGWCLVVPKEGPFSGKEGWVHKRHITSSPPSTKDVVQLTEENKSLKTTITQYENEVASLKQTIASMEKALEESKAQYTKLQTEAADFLSLKQTHDSLQKNIASLKEERDKLQEESRRAKNSERIKWFLTGAGVLFCGWVIGMIMGRLQRRRNYISYWR
- the rimP gene encoding ribosome maturation factor RimP, whose amino-acid sequence is MVDKKEKELVEKIRLMIEPVVSSEGVELLDVEFRREPQGYVLRVFIDHKDGITIEDCSRVSYTLSDFLDVVDLIHHAYHLEVSSPGLDRPLKKPEHFSRHVGSIITVKTYSPISKRKNFKGFLQGVSESEITLECDRETFTIPIELIEKANLAYFETEKAKKKQKIKHIPLCDK
- the nusA gene encoding transcription termination factor NusA — its product is MTTMSELARLIDQVSREKGIEKQVLIGALEEAIATTIRKKLGSKAEILVRWDEEKGEIEAVKFYKVVDEVKDPNWEMSIEEATKYAPEAEVGDEVGISLDPTKLGRIAAQTAKQIILQRLRDAERDAVYEEFKHRRGEIIHGVVQRVDKTGVTINLGKAEAFLPVKEQIPQDNYRPGDRVRAYILEVKKSGKGPQIIVSRTHPSFLIQLFALEVPEIQEGIVSIIAASREPGSRAKIAVVSKDPSVDPIGACVGVKGNRVQKVVQELRGERIDIIQWNVDPAKFVVNALAPAVISKVIIDQANQAVEVIVPDDQLSLAIGKRGQNVRLAAKLTNWKIDVTSETRYERRKDGRYQEFFTLQNMTEDLVDMLFDEGITSLEEFVNTDTDYLESIMGLSKSTIEGLKTEALNVIRKRTSKG
- the infB gene encoding translation initiation factor IF-2, giving the protein MARLRVHELAKELNISPKELLDKMNELGIPYKNHMSILSTDDANYLRRFFKKFARPSGNVVENIMAATKQVIVKKKPKKDYQKPEEEEVIAEDVVTSQPAISPEPPKTAPEEQIEEQIEKELVVSAEPTIETPIVVEEDHKQKELVDISPPELVEKELEMGHLYEEKTAISAKAPVTDETIPQPEAETAIVTELKESRSLEIVREDLEKSAKVEKETIETPPQIPEISEDLDLEVKAPSEQTKAETAAPEKVYEAITTEEIKQEIEEDTKISEEKLESEEAEAVQESEKPLKPKRHRRRRRRKPKKEEPAKIIQLPEIIPPVEEEDHEEILESKVRTRIVVEEAAPKKQIKSPKKFRPKEDIKVEREEEDVDIPSKFLKPKRDDRKILDEVREPSKISITKAEAPPQPSTLPPKAAKRKIRVEDAIIVGELAHQMGVKASEVIKKLLLLGLPVTVNQAIDFDTAAILASEFGYEVEKKGIEEETILAVQEDRPEDLKPRPPVVTVMGHVDHGKTSLLDTIRHTNVTSAEAGGITQHIGAYHVHLDKGDIVFLDTPGHEAFTAMRARGAKVTDIVILVVAADDGVMQQTIEAINHAKAAQVPIIVAINKIDKPNANPERVKRELAEQGLIPEEWGGNTIMVEVSAKKKIGIEDLLEMVLLQAELMELKANPDKPARGRVIEAKLEKGRGPVATVLIQEGTLKLGDAFVCGVHYGKVRNIFNDLGQRIESAGPSMPVEVIGLSGVPQAGDDFAVVADEKQARTLAEYRLRKQREREISLTTKVTLEKLYEQIREGQLKELNLILKTDVQGSLEALAEAIRKLSHPEIKINIIHSATGAINETDIMLASASNAIVIGFNVRPDAKVEEIAQREKVDVRFYNVIYQLIDDIKAAMEGLLEPEYKEKVLGRAEVRQTFHISKVGTVAGCYVTSGVVQRGAKVRVLRDQVVVYDGRIISLKRFKEDAREVKAGFECGILIENFNDIKVGDILEVYTMEEVKPTIDGTSIQESKQDSQDKR